The sequence CGCAGACAGGCGGGCGCCGGCAGGCAGGAGGTATCGGCATGACCAATCTCTGGACTCCCGTTTTCACGGGAGTGACGTTGATTATAATGTTCTGCAAAAGGCCGGACAGTAGTGTGTTTATATATAAACATAACGTGTAGGGGCGTCCGGCAGCTGCCGAACGCCCCTTAGATATTCATGATTATTTACTAATCATTTTATCGAACCGTCCGGAAAAACCGAAATATCATCGTTAAATAAAGCAGACGGCGTTGGCGGCGTTTCGGGGCAATAGGTTGGCGGAGGATTTACACCTCTGAAATATTGAACAAAATATACAACATCAGAACCCATAAATAAGCAATCGCCATTAACATCCGCAGCCGAATACAACCATGATTCATTCGATGTATTCCAGCAGCTATCAGGAGGCGGATTGCCTGTCCCGCGGAAATAATTGACTGCGTAAGTTACATCGCTGCCAATAACAATGTCATCGCCATTAACATCGCCGGGCAAGTAATCGCAATAGCCAAAAGGATCAATGAAAGTTACCGAACTGAAATATTCAACATAAGGGAAGCCATACCATCCCAGCGTATCGCCAATATTTGTTTCTCCCTGAGGGGAATTAATTCCCATTCCCAGACAAGCCACTGTTTGTCCGATAAGGCTATCATCATCAACAGTTTTAAATGTGAATGTCATTATCTTACTGGCAGTTTCTTGGTGAAGCCATGGAGCATCAGATTCGGAGCTAAGTCTGGCAAATCCCATAAATGCCTGATTTGACCATCCGGCTGGATTTGGCGGCGAACCATCTGGTGACAGAAATTCCGCCGCGTCCCATTCCGTTAACGGATAGTATAATTGACCCTCTGTTTGGCTTAGAAGGCTGTCGAAACAAGTGTTTTCTGCGCCAAGACATAGGAGCATATCGCCAATATATACTTCCCCGGCAGCCAACATCCAAACATCAATGTTTAATCTGCTATTGACATTTGCAGTAAGCGGCGAACCATCCAAATTGCCGTACCAGATAGCCGCTCCCTGAAAACAATCGCTCGATTTTAAAGTGGTATCATTTGCATAATTCATATCTGCTGACAGATTTGTATAGGCTTTGAGATTGTATATAGTATCAACAGATGGATAAAATGTATCAAAACCGGATACTGTATCAGTGGCATAACCAGGAACATTTGATAGTGAAACCGTATCAGCAAATTCTATGGCTGACGAGCCAAGAATACGCGCCTCGAAAATAACGCCGAAAGACTGCGTCTCCGACCCATAATTATTTACTTCGCATCTAATCAATATCGGCATATCCATAATCATGGAGTCTGTCGGGCTGAATATCTCGCTTACACCAGCATCATACGGCAGGCTATTTAGAGTAACATGAACCCTTGTAGTATCGCCCTCGATAACCGAAATTCCGGTGATAGTAGTGTCTTGGTAGCCAGGATGGGAATAAGTAACACTATATGAACCCGAATCAAATCCGTAAAGAGTATACATACCTGTTGCATCAGTAGTATCCTCAATAGATGGGCTGGAAGAATATGCATATACTCCCTCAATTGGTTCATACAGCTGATTTTTTACAATGCCGCTGATTGCGCCATAGAATTCATCAACAACAGCTTCTGTTTCGGATGGCAGATAGTTATTCTTGGTAGCCGTAACATACATTGTCCCAAGAGTCGTGGGCGCCGGATAAAAAGTTACATCGCCGTTGATATCGGTCGAGCCGGTTAGATATACCTCGTCGCCTTTCATCAAACATACATAGCCTAAATAGATATTTGCGCCGCCAAAACTTTGAACATGCACCGTAAACGGATTAGAACCAAGCGGTATTGTATCGGGATGGGATACTATAAGGTTAACCGGAGTATCTGTCCAAACAGGCATCTCGGGGTCGCCCAGAAGAGTAAGCTCGGTAAATATTTGCTGTTCTGCGCCATAACTCGTCGGTCCATCGTTTTTATGATCGGAGAAAGCATTTCCCAGTTTATATTGCCCTTGACTTAACAGAGACCGGAAGAAATAGCGGTCATACAACATCGAAAGCGTATTATAGTCTCCCTGATAATACAACCCTGACCGCGAATTGCCGATAAAAGCAACACAGCCGCCATTCGAATCGCGGACGAAGTGTTCAGCTATGCAGCTGCTATAGTCATAGGAACAAGCCCAGCAGCCTAACGAATATAAGATGCTTTGTCTGCTGCCATTACTGAAAGCGTCAACATCGCCGGTGTTGAGTCCCCAGCCGTGATTATGACTGCCGGTACCCATATAATATGTATATGAATGGTCGCTGTGATTTATCAGGTTCTGGCCGCTGTTAATCGAATTGATTACAGCAGTTCTATGATTGGTGCTCTGACTGTCATAAACCGTATCAATTGCCCAACCGGATGGAATATAATTATATGGAGAAGTATAGAGTTTTCTTTTTAGTATTTCAGAAAAGGTGTAGTCGTCAAGATCAAAAGCATACAAACCTATTTTTTCACAATAACTTGTTAAGGGCGGATTCTTTTCATAAGTTAAGACTTTATTCTTAAAAGTGGTAACGGCGCCGGAGGAGATTACCGAAGCTCTGCCGACATGAACATTGCAGGTCCAATTGCCGTCATAGTCGGAATAGTATGTATCATTAGGAACATTCTCACCATTAACTGACTTAATATGATATGGAATCTGACCTGTATCGCCTCCCAGAAGGAAATAGACAGTTCCCCAAGTTGAATGGGCATCCATAATGAAGGCGCGTATTTTCTCAACATTGCTTCCGGAATATTCGCCGTAAATCCAAGTTGTAGTTACAATTTTTGCCGGTATTCCCTTCTTGGTTTTCCAATCAGCCAATGATTGAAAAGCACTGACAAAACTGCTGATAGTGATTATAACATAATCATAATTGCCCGGGTCCAAAGCGATTTGAAATGGCGTATATTCTGAGGTTATTACCTTTGCATCCTCAGGATTAATTACCATACCTTTAACCATGCTTTCATATTCACGCTTATTGAATTCAGACACTGCTGCCGGCAAATAATGACTGCAAACATTACCGAAATCACCCTGAATTGTAAAAGATATTTCAGTATGAAATACTAAACTTTTCTCAGCGGGAATATATTGAAGCGGATTAATCATTATTACAGCCATAGACTGACCAGCCAGATCGGTTTGATAAATAAGCTCAGCCAATTTTGTTGGATACGGCTTATCTGATGAATAAATGGCGCTGTTTGGCTCTACAAATTCAATATCTCTATCATAGTTGGAACTTATTTCCCTTGCTGGTTGGGAGGGATAGATATTATATTCGCCATCAATTTTTTGAGATTCTGCCTTATCAACAACAACGTTTACAGCAATCATCCCCTCGGGCAAGGCAACTTTTACAAGTTTTGATGGAAGCAGGGGGTTTCCGAGTTTAACATTTTTATCGCCATCAAACAGATGCACGATATCATAGCCTTCAATTTTATCGAAAATCAGGTCAGCTTCAGAAAATTCAACCGTAATCGGAACTTTATAAACGTTCCCTGAATTAACGTTTTGCGGTTGAGAATAAGCCGGTTGAGTAAAAATAACCCCCACAATTAAGAAAACGACAAAAACGAATGATGTTCCGTATTTTCTATTCATTTCTTATCCTTCTGTAATTTACATGGTTAATTTATTAATCATTTATCTAAAAATTTACATTATAATAAGACGTTATTTGATTCTTCAACTAATAACATAACCTTTGTCAGTATTTAGTTATCGAGAACAAATTCTATGTTGATTTAAACTAAGAAGATATATTGAACTGTTCCGGATTAACATATTAAAAAACATCTTTTTACTTTTCAAGCTCGCCATCATTTTGAAGCTTTGATAATAGGCCAACAATCATGATCAGCCTTACAATCACAATATATCATGATATAATTTCAGGTCAAGCTATATTTAGCAGGAGTTTCCCCGTATTTTTTATACAATCGTAGGTCAGGTTCTCCGCCTTAGGCGGACGAACAAGAAACCCGACACCTTTCGTAGTTATATAAGTATCTTTCCCTTAGTAAATAGCATATCAAAGTCAAATTGTCGGGTTTTTCCCTCCGGTCAGAACCCGACCTGCTTGAAATCGTTAAAAAATTCCCCCGATTTTCCAAAATCGCTATTTCCACTTTTTGAAAATGTTAATTCGTTGACATGAATTGAATTAAAACAATTTTACCGGAATTTTCGGGGAAATTCCTGATATTTAGCACAAGATTATTTTTGAAAATTCCGATAGAAACTATATAATTGAAAAGTTCATCAGTCAAAATGGATGGAATTTGAGATATTGAAAATTGGGAAAATTCCTTAATTAACAGATATTGACATGCCAGCAAGTATTATATATATATTACAGTGTAAGATAAACATAAGCAAATTCAATAAATAAAATTAAGGGTTTTAGTGAATTAAGGTATTTGTAAACCAATATAACATGAACTCTAAAAATATTAAAAGGTAAACTATGCGGCTTTTTTTTATTTCAATATTATCAGCATTAATTCTTGTTGGCAGTACGGCAGCAGCTAACGAAATTGAAAATCTGCTTAGCCAATATGAAACCGACTACAGCGCTTTCGAGATGACAGAAATCAACGATATGATAGTTATCTGGAATCAAAGGACAATAGGTGAAGCTATTGTCGAAAAAGACCAAGTAGTGTATCAATTTGATAAAGAAACTAAAACACTTCGCTATAAAAAAGGCAATTGGCGGGATGATTTGCCGGAAAGTATTGATATAAATATCAGTCAGCATCAAGCGGAAACCATTGCCGGCGGTGAAACGCAATTTTCCAATCTGTATATCATATCTCCCGAATCGGATGTCTTCCCTATCGAACCGACACCCGAAAATCCATGCTGGGTAGTAAATACTATTGAGGGGAAGCAAATGAACGTGGTTATTATAG comes from Candidatus Zixiibacteriota bacterium and encodes:
- a CDS encoding carboxypeptidase regulatory-like domain-containing protein, whose protein sequence is MNRKYGTSFVFVVFLIVGVIFTQPAYSQPQNVNSGNVYKVPITVEFSEADLIFDKIEGYDIVHLFDGDKNVKLGNPLLPSKLVKVALPEGMIAVNVVVDKAESQKIDGEYNIYPSQPAREISSNYDRDIEFVEPNSAIYSSDKPYPTKLAELIYQTDLAGQSMAVIMINPLQYIPAEKSLVFHTEISFTIQGDFGNVCSHYLPAAVSEFNKREYESMVKGMVINPEDAKVITSEYTPFQIALDPGNYDYVIITISSFVSAFQSLADWKTKKGIPAKIVTTTWIYGEYSGSNVEKIRAFIMDAHSTWGTVYFLLGGDTGQIPYHIKSVNGENVPNDTYYSDYDGNWTCNVHVGRASVISSGAVTTFKNKVLTYEKNPPLTSYCEKIGLYAFDLDDYTFSEILKRKLYTSPYNYIPSGWAIDTVYDSQSTNHRTAVINSINSGQNLINHSDHSYTYYMGTGSHNHGWGLNTGDVDAFSNGSRQSILYSLGCWACSYDYSSCIAEHFVRDSNGGCVAFIGNSRSGLYYQGDYNTLSMLYDRYFFRSLLSQGQYKLGNAFSDHKNDGPTSYGAEQQIFTELTLLGDPEMPVWTDTPVNLIVSHPDTIPLGSNPFTVHVQSFGGANIYLGYVCLMKGDEVYLTGSTDINGDVTFYPAPTTLGTMYVTATKNNYLPSETEAVVDEFYGAISGIVKNQLYEPIEGVYAYSSSPSIEDTTDATGMYTLYGFDSGSYSVTYSHPGYQDTTITGISVIEGDTTRVHVTLNSLPYDAGVSEIFSPTDSMIMDMPILIRCEVNNYGSETQSFGVIFEARILGSSAIEFADTVSLSNVPGYATDTVSGFDTFYPSVDTIYNLKAYTNLSADMNYANDTTLKSSDCFQGAAIWYGNLDGSPLTANVNSRLNIDVWMLAAGEVYIGDMLLCLGAENTCFDSLLSQTEGQLYYPLTEWDAAEFLSPDGSPPNPAGWSNQAFMGFARLSSESDAPWLHQETASKIMTFTFKTVDDDSLIGQTVACLGMGINSPQGETNIGDTLGWYGFPYVEYFSSVTFIDPFGYCDYLPGDVNGDDIVIGSDVTYAVNYFRGTGNPPPDSCWNTSNESWLYSAADVNGDCLFMGSDVVYFVQYFRGVNPPPTYCPETPPTPSALFNDDISVFPDGSIK